The following are encoded together in the Babesia microti strain RI chromosome II, complete genome genome:
- a CDS encoding hypothetical protein (overlaps_old_locusTagID:BBM_II01265), whose amino-acid sequence MELYKLILLGIIVNNTYCRLNDKRLEESFSSNGDKDLENFLSEFGNGDEGEDDEDDLENIISEWSNEPIDINLLQITNNDAYTGVSKMKKDGYGNTDGFKDWKSKFVVEMTKGKKLGSGKKDYNLSKGKEVKQKGEYKF is encoded by the coding sequence ATGGAACTATACAAACTAATATTGCTGGGCATTATAGTAAACAACACGTATTGTAGACTAAATGATAAACGATTGGAGGAAAGTTTTAGTAGTAATGGTGATAAGGATTTAGAAAACTTCCTGAGTGAATTTGGAAATGGTGATGAGGGTGAAGATGATGAAGATGACTTGGAAAACATAATTTCTGAATGGAGTAACGAACCCATAGACATCAACCTGTTgcaaattacaaataatgatGCTTATACTGGCGTAAGTAAGATGAAAAAGGATGGATACGGGAATACCGATGGTTTTAAGGATTGGAAGAGCAAATTTGTGGTTGAAATGACAAAGGGGAAGAAATTGGGATCAGGTAAAAAGGATTATAATTTGAGCAAAGGTAAAGAAGTGAAACAGAAGGgggaatataaattttga